A genomic segment from Bacillus cereus G9842 encodes:
- the kdpC gene encoding K(+)-transporting ATPase subunit C, with amino-acid sequence MEKKQSILSPIIRITFTFLVLCGLVYPLIVTGIAQAVMKDNADGSLIYNDKNEVIGSKLIGQNFTDPRYFQGRVSSIEYKAEASGSNNYAPSNPDLEKRVEKSIEEWKKQNRAVPVTEVPIDLVTNSGSGLDPDISPQAASVQVDRISKLTNITKETLNQLIKDQTEGAALGLFGENRVNVLKLNLELQKLLK; translated from the coding sequence ATGGAAAAGAAACAAAGTATACTATCACCAATTATCCGTATTACTTTTACATTTCTAGTGTTGTGTGGACTTGTATACCCACTTATTGTTACTGGTATTGCACAAGCAGTGATGAAGGATAATGCGGATGGAAGTCTAATATATAATGATAAAAATGAAGTGATTGGTTCTAAATTAATTGGTCAAAACTTCACGGATCCACGTTATTTTCAAGGGCGTGTTTCTAGTATTGAATATAAGGCTGAAGCATCTGGTTCAAATAACTATGCACCATCTAATCCAGATTTAGAGAAACGAGTAGAGAAAAGTATTGAAGAGTGGAAGAAACAAAATCGGGCTGTTCCGGTAACAGAAGTGCCGATTGATCTAGTGACGAATTCAGGTTCAGGGCTAGATCCTGATATTAGTCCGCAGGCAGCTTCTGTGCAGGTGGATCGTATCTCTAAATTAACGAATATTACGAAAGAAACGCTAAATCAGTTGATTAAAGATCAAACAGAAGGTGCTGCACTTGGCTTATTTGGAGAGAACCGCGTAAACGTTTTAAAGTTAAATTTAGAATTGCAGAAACTACTGAAATAG
- the kdpDN gene encoding KdpD-like non-kinase potassium sensor (KdpDN resembles contains the N-terminal sensor region of KdpD but lacks the C-terminal histidine kinase region.), with protein sequence MSVLYADDYKPTFQRRTPEEYLEYIRQQNRGKLKLYVGAAPGVGKSYKMLFDAREMKKDGTDIVIGLIETHGRKETEEAIADLEKVPLKEIEYKGKVFYELDVEGIIKRAPQVVVVDELAHSNIPGSKNKKRYMDVQELLDAGISVLSAFNIQHLESVHDIVAQITNVKVRERIPDFILQKANEIQLVDATPEVLRKRLIDGKIYKEEKIEQSLQNFFTLNNLGALRELSLREVADDMDEKISQTVIEPIGVKEKILVCVQYSSTAEKLIRRGWRMADRLNAELYVLNVERENIDSISAGKKQTIEEWKSLTNQFDASFVLEEAKGRKPADVIIEVAKRLQVTQILLGQSARTRWEEIRKGSIVNEIMRETKYIDIHIVADQRV encoded by the coding sequence GTGAGTGTTTTGTATGCGGATGACTATAAACCAACTTTTCAAAGGCGAACACCAGAAGAGTATTTAGAATATATTCGTCAGCAAAACCGCGGGAAGTTAAAGTTATATGTAGGAGCGGCTCCAGGAGTAGGAAAAAGTTATAAAATGCTCTTTGATGCAAGAGAAATGAAAAAGGATGGTACGGATATTGTAATTGGTTTAATTGAAACGCACGGTAGAAAAGAGACGGAAGAAGCAATTGCTGATTTAGAAAAAGTTCCTTTAAAAGAAATAGAGTATAAAGGGAAAGTATTTTATGAACTCGATGTGGAAGGAATTATAAAACGTGCACCGCAAGTCGTTGTTGTGGATGAACTTGCGCATAGCAATATTCCTGGATCTAAAAATAAGAAACGTTATATGGATGTACAGGAATTGCTAGATGCCGGTATATCCGTCTTATCAGCTTTTAATATTCAACATTTAGAAAGTGTTCATGACATTGTTGCTCAAATTACGAATGTTAAAGTGCGAGAACGTATTCCAGATTTTATTTTACAAAAAGCAAATGAAATTCAGCTCGTTGATGCAACGCCGGAAGTATTAAGGAAGAGGTTAATAGATGGAAAGATATATAAGGAAGAAAAAATAGAGCAAAGCTTACAAAATTTCTTTACGCTTAATAATTTAGGGGCACTAAGAGAATTATCACTTCGGGAAGTGGCAGATGATATGGACGAGAAAATTAGCCAAACAGTAATAGAACCGATTGGTGTAAAAGAAAAAATTCTTGTTTGTGTACAATACAGTTCGACAGCGGAGAAATTAATACGACGGGGATGGCGCATGGCTGATCGGTTAAATGCTGAATTGTACGTATTAAACGTTGAGAGGGAAAATATAGATTCTATTTCAGCTGGGAAAAAGCAGACGATTGAAGAGTGGAAGTCGTTAACGAATCAATTTGATGCGAGTTTTGTTTTAGAAGAGGCAAAAGGAAGAAAGCCAGCGGATGTTATTATTGAAGTTGCGAAAAGACTACAAGTAACGCAAATTTTACTCGGACAATCAGCAAGAACAAGGTGGGAAGAAATTCGAAAAGGTTCAATTGTAAATGAAATTATGAGAGAAACGAAGTATATTGATATTCATATCGTTGCAGATCAAAGAGTTTAG